From Brassica oleracea var. oleracea cultivar TO1000 chromosome C3, BOL, whole genome shotgun sequence, a single genomic window includes:
- the LOC106332041 gene encoding ubiquinol-cytochrome c reductase complex 6.7 kDa protein → MPGGGGGALKSLKPKIQSVDIQAAAGWGIAAAAGAIWVVQPFDWIKKTFIDKPAAEEN, encoded by the exons ATGCCAGGAGGAGGAGGAGGTGCGCTCAAGTCCTTGAAGCCAAAGATCCAATCGGTGGATATACAAGCCGCCGCGGGATGGGGTATCGCCGCCGCAGCCGGCGCCATATGGGTCGTACAA CCATTTGATTGGATAAAGAAGACTTTTATTGATAAACCCGCAGCTGAGGAGAACTGA